A single Bacteroidota bacterium DNA region contains:
- a CDS encoding SUMF1/EgtB/PvdO family nonheme iron enzyme translates to MRRIVFLFALGLALFATGCDLFKQQEGKNGELTGAINRPGWDNPVPYGMVSVPAGSFHMGQNDQDVNFSQIAQNRQVTVSAFYMDETEITNNEYRQFTNYVMGSAAGSANTATTVLNYNSTPIDSIIRFMTAQFEVHKNKIRKKDAKRGLFYVDFNRDRPVPGDTSFVQEDLAYMIYPDTLVWERDFSYSYNEPMTENYWTHPAFDNYPVVGVNWYAAQAFCIWRTIIYNEYRYEAELAAIPRIRLPTEAEWEYAARGGYEHKQYPWAGPYIRNSRGCLYANFKPGRGDYIADNYEYTAPADRYWPNDYGLYQMSGNVAEWCEDDFAESGYSYAHDLNPLFKNPTDTRRIKVIRGGSWKDIAYYLSVGTRTFEYAVNTKSSVGFRCVMAEVGRSSAAVAP, encoded by the coding sequence ATGAGGAGAATAGTGTTCTTATTCGCTCTCGGCCTGGCCCTCTTTGCTACTGGCTGCGATCTTTTCAAACAACAAGAGGGTAAAAATGGAGAACTTACCGGTGCCATCAACCGTCCAGGCTGGGATAATCCCGTTCCCTACGGCATGGTCAGTGTCCCGGCCGGAAGCTTCCACATGGGTCAGAATGACCAGGATGTGAACTTTTCACAGATTGCACAGAACCGCCAGGTTACGGTTAGTGCCTTCTATATGGATGAGACCGAGATCACCAACAATGAGTACCGTCAGTTTACAAACTATGTAATGGGCAGTGCTGCAGGTAGCGCCAATACAGCCACTACAGTGCTGAATTACAATAGTACCCCCATTGACTCCATCATCCGCTTCATGACGGCTCAGTTCGAGGTGCACAAGAACAAAATCCGCAAGAAGGATGCCAAGCGCGGCCTTTTTTATGTAGATTTCAATCGGGATCGTCCGGTGCCGGGGGACACGTCTTTTGTACAGGAGGATCTTGCCTACATGATTTATCCGGACACACTGGTGTGGGAGCGCGACTTTAGCTACAGCTACAATGAGCCCATGACCGAAAACTACTGGACGCATCCTGCCTTTGATAACTACCCCGTGGTGGGCGTAAACTGGTATGCCGCACAGGCTTTCTGCATCTGGAGAACCATCATCTACAATGAATACCGCTACGAGGCAGAGCTTGCTGCGATCCCCCGTATCCGCCTGCCAACAGAGGCTGAGTGGGAGTATGCCGCACGTGGTGGGTATGAGCACAAGCAGTATCCCTGGGCCGGACCCTACATCCGAAACTCTCGTGGATGCCTGTATGCAAACTTTAAACCTGGCCGCGGCGACTATATAGCTGATAACTACGAGTACACAGCGCCTGCAGACCGCTATTGGCCTAACGACTACGGGCTCTACCAAATGAGTGGTAATGTGGCAGAGTGGTGCGAGGATGATTTCGCCGAGTCGGGCTACTCCTACGCGCATGACTTGAACCCCCTCTTCAAGAACCCCACCGATACCCGCCGCATAAAGGTGATACGGGGTGGATCTTGGAAGGACATTGCTTATTACCTGAGCGTGGGGACCCGTACCTTCGAGTATGCCGTAAACACTAAAAGCTCTGTAGGCTTCCGCTGTGTGATGGCAGAGGTAGGGCGTAGCAGTGCCGCGGTGGCTCCATAA
- the gldL gene encoding gliding motility protein GldL, which translates to MKYLYGIGASVVIVGALFKILHLPGANEMLIVGLGTEAVIFFFSAFEPLPAEEEHYDWAKVFPQLKVEDDDLDEFDLDELGTGGAVLGSGGGLPGLSIDQKTVESMQNTMTPELFDSLNESVKALKNNVENLADISDATVATNEFSQKVRAASSKMDQLSAGYSVTVDAMNAMGNSVNDVKQYQEQIQGAARNLSSLNAVYELELQDAQKHLNSINKFYGSIAGVMQNLLDTSNDTNQLRQEVSNLAQNMHSLNNIYGSMLTAMASASARQ; encoded by the coding sequence ATGAAGTACCTGTATGGTATTGGTGCATCTGTTGTAATTGTTGGCGCCCTCTTCAAGATCCTTCACTTGCCTGGTGCAAACGAGATGTTGATCGTAGGTCTGGGTACAGAGGCGGTTATCTTCTTCTTCTCTGCCTTTGAGCCCCTGCCTGCCGAGGAAGAACACTACGACTGGGCCAAGGTATTTCCCCAGCTGAAGGTAGAAGACGATGATCTGGACGAGTTTGATCTCGACGAGCTGGGAACAGGCGGAGCCGTACTGGGCAGCGGTGGTGGTCTGCCAGGCCTGAGTATCGACCAAAAGACCGTGGAGAGCATGCAAAATACCATGACTCCAGAGCTGTTTGATTCGCTTAATGAGTCAGTAAAAGCACTGAAGAACAACGTGGAGAATCTTGCTGATATCTCTGATGCAACGGTTGCTACCAACGAGTTTAGCCAGAAGGTTCGTGCTGCTTCCTCTAAGATGGACCAGCTAAGTGCCGGGTATAGCGTTACCGTAGATGCAATGAATGCCATGGGCAATTCAGTAAATGATGTAAAGCAGTACCAGGAGCAGATACAGGGTGCGGCCAGAAACTTGAGCAGCCTGAATGCCGTGTATGAGCTGGAGCTTCAGGATGCACAGAAGCACTTGAATTCCATAAACAAGTTTTATGGATCAATAGCAGGAGTTATGCAGAACCTGCTGGACACCTCGAATGACACCAATCAATTACGCCAAGAAGTGTCTAACCTGGCCCAGAACATGCATAGCCTCAACAACATCTACGGTAGTATGCTGACTGCTATGGCCAGTGCGTCTGCCCGTCAATAG
- the rlmB gene encoding 23S rRNA (guanosine(2251)-2'-O)-methyltransferase RlmB, producing the protein MSKDLLIGVHPIEEALNAHKDIDRVLVRRGLNSPAWPELKARLQNNQVPIQQVPVEKLDSLARGKPHQGVVGFAAAIQYQQLEDLVPFLYEQGKVPLFLLLDGVTDVRNVGAMARTAEGLGAHALILPRHGAARLGEDAIRASAGALHHLPVCRPDNLLAAADYLRASGIQLVAATEKAWKTAPQADMTGPTCLCMGAEGAGLRADLLARTDDQVSISLRGRVESLNVGIAAGILLYVVDMQRQLAAEQE; encoded by the coding sequence ATGAGCAAGGACCTGCTCATCGGCGTTCACCCCATAGAGGAGGCACTGAATGCACACAAGGATATAGACCGTGTACTGGTTCGGCGTGGCCTGAACAGCCCGGCATGGCCAGAACTAAAGGCCCGGCTGCAAAACAACCAGGTGCCTATTCAGCAGGTGCCAGTAGAAAAACTGGACAGCCTGGCCAGGGGCAAGCCCCACCAGGGGGTGGTGGGCTTTGCAGCAGCCATCCAGTATCAGCAGCTGGAGGACCTGGTGCCTTTTCTGTACGAGCAGGGCAAGGTGCCACTTTTCCTGTTGCTAGACGGGGTGACGGACGTACGCAATGTGGGTGCCATGGCGCGCACCGCCGAGGGGCTGGGTGCCCATGCCCTGATTCTGCCCCGGCATGGCGCTGCCCGCCTGGGCGAGGATGCCATACGTGCCAGTGCAGGGGCCCTGCACCACCTGCCGGTATGCAGACCCGATAACCTGCTGGCAGCTGCAGACTACCTCCGGGCATCTGGCATCCAGCTGGTGGCCGCTACCGAAAAGGCCTGGAAAACCGCCCCGCAGGCAGACATGACGGGGCCCACCTGCCTGTGCATGGGGGCCGAAGGCGCCGGCCTGCGTGCCGACCTGCTGGCACGCACCGATGATCAGGTGAGCATAAGCCTGCGCGGGCGGGTAGAAAGCCTGAATGTAGGTATCGCCGCTGGCATCCTGCTCTATGTTGTGGATATGCAGCGGCAGCTGGCTGCAGAGCAGGAGTAG
- a CDS encoding uroporphyrinogen-III synthase: protein MSKKIKSILVSHAEPPADQSPYAILEKELGMDVDFLSFVHIEEVSTPEFRKQNIHPLDFSAIIFTGKNAIDHFFRICTDLRVEMPPETKYFCVTDSTANYLQKHITIRKRKLYVGEKTPRDLLDLLKKHKSERFLYPTGESSSSTLTSFMAEQKINYKLAMVYQTVPSDLSPVREKRYDLICFFSPIGIEALYKSFPNFQQEDRRIAVFGDATRKAAEDAGLKIDIIAPMPEAPSMTMALEQYLRKQK from the coding sequence ATGAGCAAGAAGATCAAGTCTATTCTGGTTTCGCATGCCGAGCCACCTGCAGACCAATCCCCCTACGCCATACTCGAGAAGGAATTGGGTATGGATGTCGATTTTTTGAGTTTTGTGCACATAGAGGAGGTCTCTACGCCGGAGTTTCGAAAGCAAAATATTCATCCACTCGACTTTAGCGCCATTATCTTCACAGGCAAGAACGCAATTGATCATTTCTTTCGCATCTGTACAGATCTGCGGGTAGAGATGCCGCCCGAGACCAAATATTTTTGTGTAACCGATAGTACGGCCAACTACCTGCAGAAACACATCACAATCCGAAAGCGGAAGCTGTATGTAGGCGAAAAAACCCCTCGTGACTTGTTGGACCTCCTGAAGAAGCACAAGAGCGAGCGCTTCTTGTACCCCACTGGCGAGAGTAGTAGCAGCACCCTCACCTCCTTTATGGCCGAGCAAAAGATCAACTACAAGCTGGCCATGGTATACCAAACAGTGCCGAGTGACCTAAGCCCGGTGAGGGAGAAACGCTACGACCTCATCTGCTTCTTTTCGCCCATCGGTATAGAGGCGCTCTATAAGAGCTTCCCAAACTTTCAGCAGGAGGACCGGCGCATCGCGGTATTCGGAGACGCCACCCGAAAGGCCGCCGAAGACGCGGGCCTCAAAATCGATATCATTGCGCCTATGCCCGAGGCTCCCAGTATGACGATGGCATTGGAGCAGTACCTACGCAAGCAAAAATAG
- a CDS encoding type IX secretion system membrane protein PorP/SprF has translation MLKKLMLACFCIGVPSVYAQQDPQLTMYMFNHQIFNPGVNGYLDALNITGAFRSQWVGIDGQPNTFTLTANTPLPLLRGGVGGSLLYDQIGPFNTIKFNGSYAFKLELDPSTRTNLQIGVAPGLISTSLDVANLRAADPNDPILQAGSGSVTTFNLGAGIFLYRQRENNVPEKFFVGASVDNITEPSLQYNDAATETQYTRSIYGTAGYRFDLTSSVYLVPSALVRLAGPNFNTDINANVHIRPMVFGAGYRVNAGDILAMVGFNPNQNLFLAYSYDYTTSALGNFTSGSHEILLSYTFPKVFRYYPPELDVRDYKDFR, from the coding sequence ATGCTAAAAAAGCTCATGCTCGCTTGCTTTTGCATCGGTGTGCCCTCCGTATACGCACAGCAAGACCCGCAGCTTACCATGTACATGTTCAACCACCAGATCTTCAACCCTGGTGTGAATGGATATTTGGACGCACTTAATATAACGGGCGCTTTCCGCTCTCAGTGGGTCGGCATAGATGGCCAGCCCAACACCTTTACGCTTACGGCCAACACCCCACTGCCATTGCTGCGCGGCGGCGTTGGTGGTAGCCTGCTTTACGATCAAATCGGGCCATTTAATACCATAAAGTTTAACGGCAGTTATGCCTTCAAGCTGGAGCTGGATCCTTCCACCCGAACAAACCTACAGATAGGCGTTGCACCGGGTCTAATCAGCACCTCACTAGATGTGGCAAATCTGCGCGCTGCAGACCCCAATGACCCTATTCTACAGGCAGGCAGCGGATCGGTTACTACCTTCAACCTCGGGGCTGGTATCTTCCTCTATCGTCAGCGCGAAAACAACGTGCCTGAGAAATTCTTTGTAGGTGCCAGCGTGGATAACATTACCGAGCCAAGCCTGCAGTACAACGATGCCGCCACCGAAACACAGTATACCCGCAGTATATATGGTACGGCTGGCTACCGTTTCGACCTTACCTCTAGCGTCTACCTCGTCCCGAGCGCGCTAGTACGCCTGGCGGGGCCCAACTTCAATACCGACATCAACGCAAATGTGCATATACGCCCGATGGTATTTGGCGCGGGCTACCGCGTCAACGCAGGCGATATCCTCGCCATGGTAGGTTTTAACCCGAACCAGAACCTCTTTCTTGCGTACAGCTACGACTATACCACCAGCGCCCTCGGCAATTTCACCAGCGGCTCACATGAGATCCTGCTTAGCTATACCTTTCCCAAGGTATTCCGTTACTACCCACCCGAACTGGATGTACGTGATTACAAGGATTTTCGATAA
- a CDS encoding DUF4271 domain-containing protein, with product MPVFLLLLALLCTAHAQPGRMMLNHSWHTPQAEGILLPYALPAGLEQVELEQDFFLDQVPKDTLLLHMPGVGGCVQVFVNGCLVYTSCHSPRPVQLLLPPAILSWQWNRLSLRLAERATGAERPVLYRDMSLRVWDGHYPPPSMALPALVLRPDTTITLLPVGPDGGYPVADSMRAQLLAARRYGAVAYFPWQPPSEVLALLTELGWRQAVQPGPHNILWRHWQEAPPPGWWYNAAGEQQDSHGMLHQAPSAQVAQSVSKLSVLAIGLLPLLLLLLWKLDQPKDFRAHMQLGHVRARMLELSREASFFQQSQSTVYPQLVRAALLASAFTWLLMLAWHQQWSLDVLQAGGYLAQFSTWFVPIPLLLYTTVVALLLLTGLARWVFWSFLAGVFGLRDLTQRITGLETQGAFPTLIISAYLPMLWLIAPESSQPILLWLLAVAGGLHILRRNLLLVLGLDRVVGMHPFLIFLYICTLEILPWILLF from the coding sequence TTGCCTGTTTTTCTACTCCTCCTGGCGCTGCTGTGCACGGCCCATGCCCAGCCAGGCCGCATGATGCTGAACCATAGCTGGCATACCCCACAGGCGGAGGGTATCCTGCTGCCCTATGCGCTGCCTGCCGGGCTGGAACAGGTGGAGCTGGAGCAAGACTTTTTTCTGGACCAGGTACCCAAGGATACACTGCTGCTGCATATGCCGGGTGTGGGTGGCTGTGTGCAGGTTTTTGTGAATGGTTGCCTGGTGTACACCAGCTGCCACTCGCCCCGCCCCGTGCAGCTACTGCTACCCCCGGCTATCCTCAGCTGGCAGTGGAACCGGCTAAGCCTCCGGCTGGCCGAGCGTGCCACCGGGGCTGAGCGCCCGGTGCTGTATCGGGATATGAGCCTTCGGGTGTGGGACGGCCACTACCCCCCGCCCAGCATGGCCCTACCCGCACTGGTACTGAGGCCCGATACGACGATTACCCTCCTCCCGGTGGGGCCGGATGGGGGCTATCCGGTGGCCGATTCCATGCGCGCGCAGCTGCTGGCAGCACGGAGATATGGCGCGGTAGCCTATTTCCCCTGGCAGCCGCCATCCGAGGTTCTGGCCCTGCTAACCGAACTGGGCTGGCGGCAGGCTGTACAGCCAGGCCCGCACAACATCCTCTGGCGACACTGGCAGGAGGCCCCCCCCCCTGGCTGGTGGTACAATGCAGCCGGAGAACAGCAGGATTCGCATGGCATGCTACATCAGGCACCATCGGCCCAGGTTGCCCAATCAGTTTCCAAACTGAGCGTGCTGGCCATCGGGCTGCTGCCTTTGCTGTTGTTGCTCCTGTGGAAGCTGGATCAGCCTAAAGATTTTAGGGCGCACATGCAGCTGGGCCATGTGCGGGCCCGCATGCTGGAGCTAAGCCGCGAGGCAAGTTTTTTTCAGCAGTCGCAGTCTACGGTTTACCCGCAGCTGGTGCGCGCCGCCCTGCTGGCCTCGGCCTTTACCTGGCTGCTTATGCTGGCCTGGCACCAGCAGTGGAGCCTGGATGTGCTACAGGCCGGCGGATACCTGGCACAGTTTAGTACCTGGTTTGTGCCGATTCCGCTCCTTTTGTACACTACGGTGGTGGCGCTATTGCTGCTCACAGGCTTGGCTCGTTGGGTTTTCTGGTCGTTCCTGGCAGGGGTCTTTGGGCTGCGCGACCTTACGCAAAGAATCACTGGCCTCGAAACGCAGGGTGCCTTTCCTACGCTGATAATCAGCGCCTATCTGCCCATGCTTTGGCTCATTGCACCCGAAAGTAGCCAGCCTATTTTATTGTGGTTGCTCGCCGTAGCCGGCGGCCTGCACATCCTCAGGCGAAATCTGCTGCTGGTTTTGGGGCTGGATCGGGTGGTTGGTATGCACCCATTTTTGATATTTTTGTATATTTGCACGCTCGAAATTTTACCCTGGATTCTACTCTTCTAA
- a CDS encoding T9SS type A sorting domain-containing protein, whose amino-acid sequence LHPNPQQAGHRLSAHNPTSGPARYTLYSAQGQQLSQHQVAPGQSLSLRLSSPGLYSVRIETVTGTYWQKLSVY is encoded by the coding sequence GCTACACCCCAACCCGCAGCAAGCCGGCCACCGCCTAAGTGCGCACAACCCCACCAGCGGCCCCGCTCGCTACACGCTGTACAGCGCCCAGGGCCAGCAGCTCAGCCAGCACCAGGTAGCGCCCGGTCAGTCACTCAGCCTCCGCCTGAGCAGCCCCGGCCTGTACAGCGTCCGTATCGAGACGGTAACCGGCACCTACTGGCAAAAGCTGAGCGTGTACTAG
- a CDS encoding dihydrofolate reductase family protein → MANHVFIAHSLDGYIADRSGGIDWLPQLPVPEGEPDVFAAFMQRMDAIVMGRRTFQTVLSFGQWPYTKPVYVLSRSMPPLSAEWADKAQLWGGEPARLLDQLKTLGYRELYIDGGQVVQYFLAHDWIDELTLTRVPILLGGGVPLFGALPWPLHFTHVSTQLLSGGTLSMSTYHRLR, encoded by the coding sequence ATGGCCAACCATGTATTCATTGCACATAGCCTGGATGGCTATATAGCCGACCGAAGCGGCGGGATAGACTGGCTGCCACAGCTGCCGGTGCCGGAGGGCGAGCCGGATGTGTTTGCTGCCTTTATGCAGCGGATGGATGCCATTGTGATGGGCCGCCGCACCTTTCAGACCGTACTGTCTTTTGGCCAGTGGCCCTACACCAAGCCGGTCTACGTGCTGAGCCGCAGTATGCCCCCCCTGTCTGCCGAGTGGGCAGACAAGGCGCAGCTTTGGGGGGGAGAGCCCGCACGCTTACTGGACCAGCTGAAGACCCTGGGGTATCGCGAGCTGTATATAGACGGGGGGCAGGTGGTCCAGTATTTCCTGGCGCACGACTGGATAGATGAGCTGACGCTTACCCGGGTGCCTATTCTGCTAGGGGGCGGGGTGCCGCTATTTGGCGCACTGCCTTGGCCACTTCATTTTACGCATGTATCCACCCAGCTGCTGAGCGGGGGGACGCTTAGCATGAGCACGTACCATAGGCTTCGCTAG
- a CDS encoding DUF2723 domain-containing protein: MTYNRLNNLLGWAVFALAMVVYALTAAPTASFWDCGEFIAVSYELEVPHPPGAPLYLMVGRLFTLLASDPTQVALMMNLLSGLFSAFAVLFAFWITTLLAKKILAPGTDVPSPNHQFQIFGAGVVAALSMAWSDTFWFSAVEAEVYAPSSMFICLVFWLLLKWEARADEPDNLKWIVLAAYVVGLSIGVHLMALVILPGLGLIYYFRRYGRITWAGGIATFVISLGILGLIQVGVIQKTWDIAQFLELKLVGTLDPDTGAKAGLGMPKGAGFLLFAVLLVGGLVYGIYYAQKKQRPILSTALLSVAMVYLGFTSYTMIFLRSNANPPIDENNPENIISMLQYLKREQYGDRPLLYGPQYNSQPTDSKVKGVKYINNPAHERYLKDVDQYEYLYGPLPDGQKQEHFFPRMYDTDPSKYNTSLSPYGYAYMVKNQGQDSNNPKDDIITGGDNLRYYLKYQLGYMFFRYFLWNFVGRASDIQWGPYGGQWEDGLVRSMPAELPEMYAESASRNHYYFLPLLLGLLGVVFHFQRRRHDATFLLVMWVMAGIGIATFLNMGPQEPRERDYAFVGAMQLFCIWVGLGVLGLADLLKKNLKERAGAVAASIGLLASPILMISQNYDDHDRSGQYTPPDSAYNLLNSCKKDAILFTNGDNDTFPLWYIQEVEGVRTDVRVVNLSLANTDWYIQQMKQPMNGALPVPISYEDAYILGDRHQIAPVAARTVAVPVDKAAVKALGIFDPEEENLIADTFRFEISPNPRYGGIFRKDDMVLNIIENVAKDGWKRPVYFASTMSPREYDQFANQMQQEGMAYRVVPRKPKTEGTTVALRTMYRNLVEVYKYRNLDNPQVYYDDNTLNMIQNLRRNFASLTEGLANAADRLEDENTRLIQAGQPQDSLARNAARIQEYRSMALKALDYANKVMPDNVIPTEPSTLLYYGQLYQRLGEAQKGAQHLSLMRERALQEVRYLAGYYAADGVLFDGQNFRDNFFFAQPVYTLMEAAFLYDQRLRKPKEADTLMLGLKEALKEQPGMLEFVDQYAQVRLGRRPGQARDTAQAPAALPSPAQP, from the coding sequence ATGACTTATAACCGCTTGAATAACCTGCTCGGCTGGGCCGTATTTGCCCTGGCCATGGTTGTATATGCCCTTACGGCAGCGCCCACAGCCAGTTTTTGGGACTGTGGCGAGTTTATCGCCGTTTCCTACGAGCTGGAGGTGCCCCACCCCCCCGGTGCCCCACTCTACCTGATGGTAGGCCGCTTGTTTACACTGCTGGCCTCAGACCCCACCCAGGTGGCCCTGATGATGAACCTGCTGAGCGGACTGTTCAGTGCATTTGCCGTGCTCTTTGCCTTCTGGATCACCACCCTGCTGGCCAAGAAGATACTGGCACCCGGTACAGATGTACCCAGCCCGAATCATCAGTTCCAGATTTTTGGTGCCGGTGTGGTGGCAGCCCTCAGTATGGCCTGGAGCGATACCTTCTGGTTCAGCGCGGTGGAGGCTGAGGTATATGCCCCCAGCTCCATGTTTATCTGCCTGGTATTCTGGCTGCTGCTGAAGTGGGAAGCCAGGGCCGACGAGCCAGATAACCTGAAGTGGATTGTACTGGCTGCCTATGTGGTTGGTCTGTCCATCGGCGTGCACCTGATGGCCCTGGTCATCCTGCCAGGCCTGGGGCTTATCTACTACTTCCGCCGGTATGGGCGCATCACCTGGGCGGGCGGCATTGCCACCTTTGTTATCAGCCTGGGCATCCTGGGCCTCATACAGGTAGGGGTTATCCAGAAGACCTGGGACATAGCCCAGTTTCTGGAGCTAAAGCTGGTAGGCACCCTGGACCCCGACACCGGAGCCAAGGCCGGACTGGGCATGCCCAAGGGGGCTGGCTTTCTGCTGTTTGCAGTGCTGCTCGTTGGGGGCCTGGTGTATGGCATCTACTATGCGCAGAAAAAACAACGCCCTATCCTGAGCACCGCCCTACTAAGCGTGGCCATGGTATACCTGGGTTTTACCAGCTATACCATGATCTTCCTGCGGAGCAACGCCAACCCGCCCATAGACGAGAATAATCCTGAAAACATCATCTCCATGCTGCAGTACCTGAAGCGGGAGCAGTATGGAGACCGACCCCTGCTGTACGGCCCGCAGTACAACAGCCAGCCTACAGATAGCAAAGTAAAGGGGGTTAAATACATCAACAACCCGGCGCACGAGCGCTACCTGAAGGATGTAGACCAGTATGAGTACCTGTACGGCCCGCTGCCAGATGGGCAAAAGCAGGAGCACTTTTTCCCGCGCATGTACGATACCGACCCTAGCAAGTACAATACCAGCCTAAGCCCCTATGGCTACGCCTATATGGTAAAGAACCAGGGGCAAGACTCCAATAACCCAAAGGACGACATCATAACCGGCGGAGACAACCTGCGTTACTACCTAAAGTATCAGCTGGGTTATATGTTTTTCCGCTATTTCCTCTGGAACTTTGTGGGCCGTGCTAGCGACATACAGTGGGGCCCCTACGGGGGCCAGTGGGAAGATGGCCTGGTGAGAAGCATGCCAGCGGAACTGCCCGAGATGTATGCCGAAAGCGCCAGCAGGAATCACTACTACTTCCTGCCCCTGCTGCTGGGCCTGCTTGGGGTGGTGTTCCACTTTCAGCGCCGTCGGCACGATGCTACCTTCCTGCTTGTCATGTGGGTAATGGCCGGCATTGGCATAGCCACCTTCCTGAATATGGGCCCCCAGGAGCCCAGAGAGCGCGACTATGCCTTCGTGGGTGCCATGCAGCTATTCTGTATCTGGGTTGGCCTGGGCGTACTGGGCCTGGCAGACCTGCTGAAGAAGAACCTGAAAGAACGGGCGGGCGCAGTGGCGGCCAGTATAGGCCTGCTGGCTAGCCCAATCCTGATGATCAGCCAAAACTATGACGACCATGACCGAAGTGGCCAGTACACGCCACCCGACAGCGCCTACAACCTGCTGAACAGCTGTAAAAAAGATGCCATCCTCTTCACAAATGGAGACAACGATACCTTCCCGCTGTGGTACATCCAGGAGGTGGAAGGGGTGCGAACGGATGTGCGGGTAGTAAACCTGAGCCTGGCCAATACCGACTGGTACATCCAGCAGATGAAACAGCCCATGAACGGAGCCCTGCCCGTACCCATCAGCTACGAAGATGCCTACATACTGGGAGACCGACACCAGATAGCCCCCGTAGCAGCCCGCACCGTGGCGGTGCCTGTGGATAAGGCCGCCGTAAAGGCCCTCGGCATCTTTGATCCGGAAGAGGAAAACCTCATTGCCGATACGTTCCGCTTTGAGATAAGCCCGAACCCACGCTACGGCGGTATTTTCCGCAAGGATGACATGGTGCTAAACATCATCGAGAATGTGGCCAAAGACGGCTGGAAGCGCCCGGTGTACTTTGCATCTACCATGAGTCCACGTGAGTATGATCAGTTTGCCAACCAAATGCAGCAGGAAGGGATGGCCTACCGGGTGGTACCCCGAAAACCAAAAACGGAAGGAACCACCGTGGCCCTCCGAACCATGTATCGCAACCTGGTAGAGGTGTATAAGTATCGTAACCTGGATAACCCCCAGGTGTACTATGATGACAACACCCTAAACATGATCCAGAACCTGCGCCGAAACTTTGCCTCGCTGACCGAGGGACTGGCAAATGCCGCAGACCGCCTGGAAGACGAGAACACCCGCCTGATACAAGCCGGCCAACCCCAAGACAGCCTGGCACGCAATGCGGCGCGTATACAGGAGTATCGCAGCATGGCACTGAAGGCGCTGGACTATGCCAACAAGGTAATGCCCGACAACGTAATACCCACCGAGCCGAGCACACTGCTGTACTACGGCCAGCTGTACCAGCGCCTGGGCGAAGCCCAAAAGGGTGCGCAGCACCTAAGCCTGATGCGCGAACGCGCCCTGCAAGAGGTGCGCTATCTGGCTGGCTACTATGCCGCAGACGGGGTGCTGTTTGATGGCCAAAACTTCCGCGACAATTTCTTCTTTGCCCAACCTGTATATACCCTCATGGAGGCTGCATTTCTGTACGACCAGCGCCTGCGCAAACCCAAGGAGGCAGATACCCTGATGCTGGGCCTGAAGGAGGCACTGAAGGAGCAACCCGGCATGCTGGAGTTTGTAGACCAGTACGCGCAAGTACGCCTGGGCCGGCGCCCCGGCCAAGCCAGAGACACCGCACAGGCACCTGCTGCCCTGCCTAGCCCCGCACAACCCTAA
- the ispF gene encoding 2-C-methyl-D-erythritol 2,4-cyclodiphosphate synthase, which translates to MSTRATVRIGFGYDVHRFDPNRPLILGGIEVPGGPGLLGHSDADVLLHALTDALLGALALRDIGHHFPDTDPAYKGADSSLLLTQAYQLVQAKGWQLGNADCTLVAEQPKLNPHIPRMQARIASLLGCAEEDISIKATTHEQMGAFGRKEGMAAYASVLVHRIDG; encoded by the coding sequence ATGAGCACCCGCGCAACTGTACGAATCGGCTTTGGCTATGATGTTCATCGCTTTGACCCCAATAGGCCACTCATACTGGGGGGGATAGAGGTGCCGGGTGGCCCAGGGCTCCTGGGACACTCAGACGCTGATGTGCTGCTGCACGCCCTTACAGATGCCCTACTGGGTGCGCTGGCCCTGCGCGACATTGGCCACCACTTTCCGGACACAGACCCTGCCTATAAAGGAGCGGATAGCAGCCTGCTGCTCACCCAAGCCTACCAGCTGGTGCAGGCCAAGGGATGGCAGCTGGGCAATGCTGACTGCACCCTGGTGGCCGAACAGCCCAAGCTAAACCCCCACATACCCCGCATGCAGGCACGCATTGCCAGCCTGCTGGGCTGTGCCGAAGAAGACATCTCCATAAAGGCCACTACCCATGAGCAGATGGGAGCCTTTGGCCGAAAAGAAGGAATGGCTGCCTATGCCAGCGTGCTGGTGCACCGGATAGACGGGTAA